One Felis catus isolate Fca126 chromosome D1, F.catus_Fca126_mat1.0, whole genome shotgun sequence DNA segment encodes these proteins:
- the LOC101093294 gene encoding olfactory receptor 8D4 has translation MGTRNHSTVTEFLLWGLTDQPELQLPLFCLFLGIYTVTVVGNLGMISIIRFSSQLHTPMYHFLSSLSLVDLCYSSVITPKLLAELLCRDTAISYSGCMTQLFFFCMFVISECYMLAVMAYDRYVAICSPLLYNVIMSPRVCSLLVASGFSIGFTDAMIHGGCILRLNFCGSNIIKHYFCDIIPLIKLSCSSTYIDELLIFVIGGFNMIVTSLTIIISYVFILSSILRMHSTEGRSKAFSTCSSHLTAVLTFYGTLMSMYLKPASRSSRIQEKVSSVFYTTVIPMLNPLIYSLRNKEVKDALIKRLKRKMPL, from the coding sequence ATGGGCACAAGAAATCATTCCACAGTGACTGAGTTTCTTCTTTGGGGACTAACTGACCAACCAGAGCTTCAGCTGcctcttttctgcctcttcttaGGGATTTATACAGTCACAGTGGTAGGAAATCTCGGCATGATCTCAATAATTAGGTTCAGTTCCCAACTTCACACCCCTATGTACCATTTCCTCAGTAGTCTGTCTTTGGTAGATTTGTGCTATTCTTCTGTTATTACTCCCAAGTTGCTGGCAGAGCTTTTATGCAGGGATACAGCTATCTCCTATTCTGGATGCATGactcagctattttttttctgtatgtttgtcaTTTCTGAGTGCTACATGTTAGCTGTAATGGCCTATGATCGCTATGTCGCCATCTGCAGCCCCCTGCTCTACAATGTCATCATGTCCCCTCGAGTCTGTTCTCTGCTGGTGGCTTCTGGCTTCTCAATTGGATTTACCGATGCTATGATTCATGGAGGTTGTATATTAAGGCTGAATTTCTGTGGCTCGAACatcattaaacattatttctgtgaCATCATCCCACTTATTAAACTCTCTTGTTCAAGCACTTATATTGATGAACTTTTGATTTTTGTCATTGGTGGATTTAACATGATAGTCACCAGCCTGACAATCATCATTTCTTATGTCTTTATTCTCTCCAGCATCCTCCGCATGCACTCGACAGAGGGCAGGTCCAAAGCCTTCAGCACCTGCAGTTCCCACTTGACAGCTGTTCTTACATTTTATGGGACTCTCATGTCCATGTATCTCAAACCTGCTTCCCGCAGCTCACGCATCCAGGAGAAAGTATCCTCAGTATTTTACACCACCGTGATTCCCATGTTGAATCCCCTGATATATAGTCTGAGgaacaaggaagtgaaagatgCACTGATAAAacgcttaaaaagaaaaatgcctttatAA